The following coding sequences lie in one Gemmatimonadota bacterium genomic window:
- the mutY gene encoding A/G-specific adenine glycosylase → MPSPVDTPFQVDESRLATCREALSRWYRTHARDLPWRRDRAPYRVWVSEVMLQQTRVDTVVPYFARFLARFPDIPSLAAASEEEVLEAWSGLGYYRRARFLREGARRVMREYDGRFPTGEREVLSIPGIGRYAAGAIRSIAFGIRAPVLDGNVTRVLSRIFGVRGDPARLPAKSDLWDLAGRMVEAGSPGEINQAQMEFGALQCVPAAPACDICPVSLSCTAFAEGRVAELPELSRRRKTVAIERVALLVRRGPEVLLRRRPESELLPGLWDLPGAFEGDDARVDAGAADAAGLLPHPVEVGETLGVLRHAVTHRRIRLTVRRASPGGWPDGPAPPGTDGARLRWVLAAEAEEVALSAPGRAALRRWPDQGTAGGSPP, encoded by the coding sequence TTGCCGTCGCCTGTGGACACGCCTTTCCAGGTGGACGAATCCCGCCTGGCCACCTGCCGGGAGGCGCTGAGTCGATGGTATCGGACTCACGCACGCGACCTCCCCTGGCGGCGGGACCGGGCGCCGTATCGCGTCTGGGTATCCGAGGTGATGCTGCAGCAGACGCGTGTCGACACGGTCGTCCCGTACTTCGCCCGGTTCCTGGCTCGCTTCCCCGACATTCCTTCGCTGGCGGCGGCCTCGGAGGAAGAAGTGCTGGAGGCGTGGAGCGGGCTGGGCTACTACCGCAGGGCGCGCTTCCTGCGCGAGGGTGCCCGGCGGGTCATGCGCGAGTACGACGGGCGGTTTCCCACCGGCGAGCGGGAAGTGCTCTCCATCCCGGGGATTGGCCGCTATGCCGCGGGCGCGATTCGGTCCATTGCGTTCGGCATTCGTGCTCCGGTCCTGGACGGGAATGTCACCCGCGTTCTCTCGCGCATCTTCGGAGTGAGGGGGGACCCCGCGCGGCTTCCGGCGAAGAGCGACCTCTGGGATCTGGCCGGGCGGATGGTGGAGGCGGGGAGTCCGGGAGAGATCAATCAGGCGCAGATGGAGTTCGGGGCGCTTCAGTGCGTGCCCGCCGCCCCGGCCTGCGATATCTGCCCCGTGAGCCTCTCCTGCACGGCCTTCGCGGAGGGTCGCGTGGCGGAACTCCCCGAACTCTCGCGTCGCCGAAAGACCGTGGCCATCGAACGGGTCGCGCTCCTGGTTCGTCGGGGACCGGAAGTGCTTCTTCGCCGCCGTCCGGAGAGTGAACTGCTCCCCGGGCTGTGGGATCTTCCCGGCGCGTTCGAGGGCGATGACGCCCGCGTCGACGCCGGGGCAGCGGATGCCGCGGGGCTTCTTCCGCATCCGGTGGAAGTGGGGGAAACGCTCGGAGTGCTTCGACACGCGGTGACCCACCGGCGGATTCGGCTCACGGTCCGCAGGGCCTCGCCCGGCGGATGGCCGGACGGACCGGCTCCCCCCGGAACCGATGGAGCCCGGCTGCGCTGGGTGCTCGCTGCCGAGGCGGAGGAAGTGGCACTCTCCGCGCCCGGGCGGGCGGCGCTTCGTCGCTGGCCGGATCAGGGGACCGCCGGAGGATCCCCGCCTTGA
- a CDS encoding acyl-CoA dehydrogenase family protein — protein sequence MCFKLSAEQEEIRKLAREFSDKEITPTVAEHHDQSAEFPMDIGRKAYELGLMNCIIPEEYGGIGLGAIEECLIAEELAHGCMGISLSILANNLAIVPTKMVGNEDQKKKYLGGLAEEFSHCAYALSEPEAGSDPAALTTTAVRKGDQYIINGRKRWITGAGVADWFVIFAVTDPDKGHKGLTAFIIERAHPGVSTGKKEDMMGQRASFTCDVIMEDAEIPVENRLGEEGQGFYIAMQTFQYTRPAIAAGAVGVSQNAMDHAARYALERKTFGKPIANHQGIQFMIADMQRDIMAGRLLTWQCAWMCDEGIANNTEVAIAKLFTAEAAMRITTDAVQVFGGYGYSREYPVEKLMRDVKVCQIYEGTDQVQRIVIGRSVTKAMKDKLGL from the coding sequence ATCTGTTTCAAGCTCTCCGCCGAGCAGGAGGAAATCCGCAAGCTCGCCAGAGAGTTCTCAGACAAGGAGATCACGCCGACGGTCGCGGAGCATCACGACCAGTCCGCGGAGTTCCCCATGGACATCGGCCGCAAGGCGTACGAACTGGGCCTGATGAACTGCATCATTCCCGAGGAGTATGGCGGCATCGGCCTTGGCGCGATCGAAGAATGTCTGATCGCGGAGGAGCTGGCTCACGGATGCATGGGGATTTCCCTCTCCATCCTGGCCAACAATCTTGCCATCGTTCCCACCAAGATGGTGGGCAACGAAGATCAGAAGAAGAAGTACCTCGGCGGACTGGCAGAGGAGTTCTCGCACTGCGCGTATGCGCTGTCGGAACCGGAGGCGGGTTCGGACCCGGCCGCGCTCACCACCACGGCAGTTCGGAAGGGCGACCAGTACATCATCAACGGGCGCAAGCGTTGGATCACCGGTGCGGGTGTTGCGGACTGGTTCGTGATCTTTGCGGTGACGGACCCGGACAAGGGGCACAAGGGCCTCACTGCGTTCATCATTGAGCGAGCGCATCCGGGCGTGTCCACCGGGAAGAAAGAGGACATGATGGGGCAGCGCGCCTCCTTCACCTGCGATGTGATCATGGAGGACGCGGAGATTCCCGTGGAGAACCGGCTTGGCGAGGAAGGGCAGGGCTTCTACATCGCCATGCAGACTTTCCAGTACACGCGCCCGGCCATTGCCGCGGGCGCGGTCGGCGTTTCGCAGAATGCGATGGATCATGCCGCTCGCTACGCGCTGGAACGGAAGACCTTCGGGAAGCCCATCGCAAATCATCAGGGCATCCAGTTCATGATTGCGGACATGCAGCGGGACATCATGGCGGGGCGTCTTCTGACCTGGCAGTGCGCGTGGATGTGCGACGAAGGCATCGCGAACAACACGGAAGTGGCCATCGCGAAGCTCTTCACGGCGGAAGCGGCCATGCGCATCACGACCGATGCCGTGCAGGTGTTTGGCGGATACGGCTACTCCCGCGAATATCCGGTGGAGAAGCTGATGCGTGATGTCAAGGTCTGCCAGATCTACGAGGGCACGGATCAGGTGCAGCGGATCGTGATCGGGCGGTCTGTGACGAAGGCCATGAAGGACAAGCTGGGGCTGTAG